In Acidimicrobiales bacterium, the following are encoded in one genomic region:
- a CDS encoding DUF1003 domain-containing protein, whose product MTDTYVHQCPACAVIDEADGVVDGNLFPVLAKNLGNENRILESLKQTQDRVADAITDFAGSLNFVYIHTVWFGIWIALNVGLVGASLKFDKFPFGLLTMIVSLEAIFLSTFVMVSQNRQAARADIRAEIDFQTNLRSEIWSVHIGQALGIDTAHVERAVQRAIEGAKQSLG is encoded by the coding sequence ATGACCGACACGTATGTCCATCAATGCCCGGCGTGCGCTGTGATCGACGAGGCCGACGGGGTCGTCGACGGCAACCTGTTCCCGGTGCTCGCCAAGAATCTGGGCAACGAGAACCGCATCCTCGAGAGCCTCAAGCAGACGCAGGACCGCGTTGCCGACGCCATCACCGACTTCGCCGGCTCGCTGAACTTCGTCTACATCCACACCGTCTGGTTCGGAATCTGGATCGCGCTGAACGTCGGTCTCGTCGGCGCGTCGTTGAAGTTCGACAAGTTCCCGTTCGGCTTGCTGACGATGATCGTCAGCCTTGAGGCCATCTTCCTGTCGACGTTCGTCATGGTGAGCCAGAACCGCCAGGCCGCCCGCGCGGACATCCGGGCCGAGATCGACTTCCAGACCAACCTGCGCTCCGAGATCTGGTCGGTCCACATCGGCCAAGCGCTCGGCATTGACACGGCCCACGTCGAGCGCGCCGTGCAGCGCGCCATCGAAGGCGCGAAGCA